One segment of Capnocytophaga sp. oral taxon 878 DNA contains the following:
- a CDS encoding carbohydrate-binding domain-containing protein, whose protein sequence is MKNPFLLMAGAVAVSMLMACSKNDDTTTTTTTTGSSSGSITVSAASTTSSNKLGTTTTGKDTSDLLANNSFGSTVNIVFNGTSATVSNNVLGVTITQSNGLVTVNSTASGVEYKVSGTASSGQLAITSTDAFKLTLNGANITNASGAAVLINSNVKAFVQLTAGTTNTLSSSLATAFLSSGALLFEGSGSLSLASNAKHGIAANYVRVTEGNITVTAAASHAIQGTSAVYIDGGTLNLTCTKDGIQCEEGKIFINDGTITINAGDDGITAAYESTTSGVANLTINGGTINVTAEGEGLEAKNILTINGGTISLKTTDDAINAGEALYFNGGKTYAYATSNDAIDTNGKLGITGGVVVAIGTAASPETSLDATAEDSSWSTGFTITGGYLVAIGVGNTPDTPLTSSTQKTVVLGGLSGLASQIVNITSTSGTEVVTFKAPVAYSHLMVSNSKLANSTYNLYMGGTVTSGEEFNGLYTSGTYSGGTSSSQFTVSSQVTTSGVSSGFGGRFGGRGW, encoded by the coding sequence ATGAAGAACCCTTTTCTTTTAATGGCAGGGGCAGTAGCTGTATCTATGCTAATGGCTTGCTCCAAAAATGATGATACCACTACTACTACCACTACAACAGGTAGTTCCTCAGGCAGTATCACAGTCTCTGCTGCTAGTACTACATCAAGTAACAAATTAGGTACCACTACAACCGGTAAAGATACCTCCGATTTGCTTGCCAATAACAGCTTCGGCAGCACCGTAAATATCGTTTTTAATGGCACTTCAGCCACTGTTAGTAATAACGTATTAGGCGTAACCATTACCCAAAGCAATGGGCTAGTAACAGTCAATTCTACTGCTTCAGGGGTCGAATATAAAGTGTCTGGCACAGCCAGTAGCGGTCAGTTAGCTATCACTAGTACCGATGCCTTTAAGCTCACCCTTAATGGGGCTAATATCACCAATGCTAGTGGGGCTGCAGTTCTCATCAATTCCAATGTGAAGGCTTTTGTTCAGCTCACAGCTGGCACTACCAATACTCTTAGCAGCTCTTTAGCAACTGCTTTCCTCAGTTCAGGAGCTTTGCTCTTTGAAGGCTCCGGAAGCCTTAGCTTAGCAAGTAATGCCAAACACGGTATTGCTGCCAATTATGTACGCGTAACCGAAGGTAATATAACTGTAACAGCAGCGGCTTCACACGCTATACAAGGAACTTCTGCTGTATATATCGATGGTGGTACACTTAATCTTACTTGTACTAAGGACGGTATCCAATGTGAAGAAGGTAAAATCTTTATCAATGACGGTACCATTACTATCAACGCTGGCGACGATGGTATTACAGCTGCCTATGAAAGCACTACCTCTGGCGTAGCCAATCTTACTATAAATGGCGGTACTATCAATGTAACCGCAGAAGGCGAAGGCTTGGAAGCTAAAAATATCCTTACTATCAATGGCGGAACCATAAGTCTCAAAACTACCGATGATGCTATCAATGCAGGAGAAGCGCTTTACTTCAATGGTGGTAAAACCTATGCTTATGCTACCAGTAACGATGCTATCGATACCAATGGTAAGTTAGGTATCACCGGTGGGGTAGTAGTAGCTATAGGCACCGCAGCATCTCCCGAAACCAGCCTCGATGCCACTGCCGAAGATAGCTCTTGGAGTACAGGTTTTACTATTACCGGAGGTTATTTGGTAGCCATAGGGGTAGGTAACACCCCCGATACCCCTCTTACTTCTTCTACCCAAAAAACAGTAGTATTAGGAGGCTTATCAGGTTTAGCTTCACAAATAGTGAATATCACCTCTACTTCAGGTACCGAGGTAGTTACATTCAAAGCTCCAGTAGCTTATAGTCACTTAATGGTTTCTAACTCCAAGCTAGCCAATAGCACTTACAATCTGTATATGGGTGGTACTGTAACCAGCGGCGAAGAATTTAATGGGCTATACACCTCAGGCACTTATAGCGGAGGTACATCAAGTAGCCAGTTTACAGTAAGTTCACAAGTTACTACTTCTGGAGTAAGTTCTGGTTTTGGAGGACGATTCGGGGGCAGAGGTTGGTAA
- a CDS encoding DUF4303 domain-containing protein → MTEEARTEALSQLIYKCAKEAFLELFKNKEHYYNCVLLAPAEGYAPILSAWSYEALDREKSKHPKEEIWLYKWNFADSPYYAFGEEYFKPVQSLLDTYPSIFDMEDEDEIEREFELRVSAMVQAMQKLDQEGIFSINQPREQVYINVECIPNDNSDVDRALLLNEAKNIQEWLKDNPKVEE, encoded by the coding sequence ATGACAGAAGAAGCGCGAACAGAAGCATTAAGTCAGCTTATCTATAAGTGTGCTAAAGAAGCATTCTTGGAATTGTTTAAGAACAAGGAACATTATTACAATTGTGTATTACTTGCTCCTGCCGAGGGCTATGCACCTATTCTATCAGCTTGGTCTTATGAAGCTTTGGATAGAGAGAAGTCCAAACACCCTAAAGAAGAAATTTGGTTATACAAATGGAACTTTGCCGATTCGCCTTATTACGCTTTTGGTGAAGAATATTTCAAGCCTGTTCAAAGTTTGTTAGATACTTATCCTAGTATTTTTGATATGGAAGACGAAGATGAAATAGAGCGAGAGTTTGAACTAAGAGTCTCGGCAATGGTACAAGCGATGCAAAAATTGGATCAGGAAGGCATTTTCTCTATTAACCAACCGAGAGAGCAAGTCTATATCAATGTTGAGTGTATTCCTAACGACAATTCTGATGTAGATAGAGCCCTTTTACTCAATGAAGCAAAGAACATTCAAGAATGGTTAAAAGATAATCCCAAAGTAGAGGAGTAA
- a CDS encoding DUF2062 domain-containing protein, translated as MNYCVLIPTYNNAKTLARVVEGVLQHTPNVIVVNDGATDETGVILAQYPELTVIHLPQNKGKGNALRIGFEKARELGYEYAITIDSDGQHYPDDIPLFIEAAKEETAPVLLVGNRNMAQEGVPKKSSFGHKFSNFWFHLETGVRLPDTQSGYRLYPLEAIPKKYYTEKFEFEIEVLVRSSWRGVTVKNVPIRVLYKAEERVSHFRPLRDFARISILNSVLVLIALFYIKPRDFIREARKKSLKQFVKENILESDSSHKVKAYSVALGAFFGLSPFWGLQTVLTISLAVFFKLNKALAFVFSNLSIPPMIPVLLLSSLKVGSWFVGGSVLPEGGEVTKEYILNNLLQYVIGSLVIAVSISALLGVLTYLGLKIRDRRGN; from the coding sequence ATGAATTACTGCGTATTAATACCGACATATAACAATGCTAAAACCCTTGCCCGCGTGGTGGAAGGGGTATTACAGCATACGCCTAATGTAATAGTGGTGAACGATGGGGCTACGGATGAGACTGGGGTTATATTGGCACAATACCCAGAGCTTACGGTGATACATCTGCCTCAAAACAAGGGTAAGGGGAATGCGCTGCGCATAGGATTTGAAAAGGCGAGAGAGCTGGGGTATGAGTATGCGATTACGATAGACTCGGACGGGCAACACTACCCTGATGATATACCGCTATTTATAGAAGCTGCTAAGGAAGAAACAGCGCCCGTACTGCTGGTGGGTAACCGCAATATGGCACAGGAAGGGGTGCCTAAGAAGAGTAGTTTTGGGCATAAATTTTCGAACTTTTGGTTTCATCTGGAAACGGGGGTGCGATTACCCGACACGCAATCGGGGTACCGGCTATACCCCTTGGAGGCGATTCCTAAAAAGTACTATACTGAAAAGTTTGAGTTTGAAATAGAAGTGCTGGTGCGCAGCAGTTGGCGTGGTGTGACAGTAAAGAACGTGCCTATAAGGGTGCTATACAAGGCAGAAGAAAGAGTATCGCACTTTAGACCTTTAAGGGATTTTGCGCGTATTAGCATACTGAACAGCGTGCTGGTGCTTATAGCTCTTTTCTACATAAAACCGCGTGATTTTATTAGAGAAGCGAGGAAAAAGAGCCTGAAGCAATTTGTTAAAGAGAACATCTTGGAGAGTGATAGCAGCCATAAGGTAAAGGCATACTCGGTAGCTTTGGGGGCTTTTTTTGGGTTATCGCCATTTTGGGGATTACAAACGGTTTTGACCATTAGCTTGGCGGTATTTTTTAAGCTTAATAAGGCATTGGCTTTTGTGTTTTCAAACTTGAGTATCCCGCCAATGATACCAGTACTATTACTGAGCTCACTAAAAGTAGGCTCATGGTTTGTAGGAGGAAGTGTATTACCAGAGGGAGGTGAAGTTACTAAAGAATACATATTAAACAACTTATTGCAGTATGTAATAGGGAGCTTGGTAATAGCGGTAAGCATATCAGCCTTATTAGGCGTTCTTACTTACTTAGGCTTAAAGATAAGAGATAGAAGAGGAAACTAA
- a CDS encoding SusC/RagA family TonB-linked outer membrane protein, which translates to MNLKNLFVCISFLLLSATMVAQNLEVSGTVKDDKGLPLPGVLVLIKGTQNGASTDENGRYTVRAKAGDVLNFSFLGMQPIDKKVGGNTKKIDVVMSEEAEQLEEMIVTGYGAPKIASRTVAHVAQVQGKDVSSAPIASVSDALQGRLAGVVVTSGSGRPGSNSEILIHGYNNFQGALSKTGTQEPLFIMDGIAVSSSVMSDFNPNDIENITVLKDAASTSIYGARAANGVVLITTKKGRRNERTNITISNQLGFSALTNASRKFFDDMMTPREYMDFWLERSPSSIISAAGMSRLGNTREVAEAAANKILQDNPYNTQWDRFFFRDFVPLTRTDVSLSGGTESTSYYLSLGYFKQEGTSNPSSDYTRYTLNGSVSTQITKWLKTGISFAAGHNERDGSGSDSTIRMNTLPFYSPTYEDGRRKDYINSIISPSLGFYHPEYYAEKHPRSTISDDFMPSGFITIEPIKNLIFKTQGGVQYGYGDVENKELSSFMIYKQRTPAPTTNAYALFSSSRSLRKTLTNTLEYRFLLGAKKQHSFNALLGQESIENSSKTLTVITYGQPSDGLSTLSHGNKNQTVEDDKTTTTFNSYFGRLEYSYGSKYFLDLSIRRDGSSAFGKNNHYGNFWALGAMWKLKQENFLKDVNWLTDLNLRFSTGLSGNSGGGSYNHLTTIEGSDYYQQNMGYTIYRLGNPNLHWEEQRKTTVGVNVVIDRATSFNIEYYDRETYDMLSSRELNTTSGQNQFMDNAGGMRNRGVDFTFSSVVYRNAANDFTIRPYFNVNYNVQEITSLFGNKISDISTSSGVGYKLGRALEWAAVIRKGVNPTTGLTEYYVPGTDRMEQVTDDNNVTTSYDDSKLIQTTGKKMQAPVNGGFGWNINYKSFSLDMAFSFSLGRYVVNNDMRYVENPGRFGVYNMSRKVFDYWKQAGDNTRHPKVNSDAFIYSLDSRLIQDASYMRMKSISLSYRLPKKVIDQIGFFDGIRLYTTARNIFTLTKYEGADPESASAISLGGYPPSREFTLGIDINF; encoded by the coding sequence ATGAATTTGAAAAACTTGTTTGTTTGCATTTCTTTTCTGTTGCTATCGGCTACAATGGTGGCGCAGAATTTAGAAGTTTCGGGTACTGTAAAGGATGACAAAGGGTTACCTTTGCCAGGTGTATTGGTACTGATAAAAGGCACACAGAACGGGGCATCGACAGATGAAAATGGGAGATATACCGTTCGTGCAAAAGCCGGTGATGTGCTTAATTTTAGTTTTTTAGGTATGCAACCTATTGATAAAAAGGTAGGTGGTAATACTAAAAAAATAGATGTAGTGATGAGTGAAGAAGCCGAACAACTAGAAGAAATGATAGTTACCGGTTATGGAGCTCCTAAAATAGCAAGCCGCACCGTAGCACATGTAGCGCAAGTACAGGGTAAAGATGTGAGTAGTGCTCCTATTGCCAGTGTATCGGACGCGTTACAAGGCCGCCTAGCAGGGGTGGTAGTTACCTCTGGCTCGGGACGCCCAGGTAGTAATAGTGAAATCCTTATTCACGGGTATAACAACTTTCAAGGAGCTTTATCCAAAACAGGCACCCAAGAGCCTCTGTTCATAATGGATGGTATTGCTGTGAGTAGCAGTGTGATGAGTGATTTCAACCCTAATGATATTGAAAACATTACGGTACTGAAAGACGCGGCTTCGACTTCTATTTACGGGGCACGTGCTGCTAACGGTGTGGTACTTATCACTACCAAAAAAGGACGCCGCAATGAGCGCACTAATATTACTATTAGCAATCAGTTAGGCTTTTCAGCCCTAACTAATGCAAGTAGGAAATTCTTTGACGATATGATGACTCCGCGCGAGTATATGGACTTTTGGCTTGAAAGAAGTCCTTCTTCTATAATCTCGGCGGCAGGAATGAGTAGATTGGGTAATACTCGTGAAGTAGCAGAAGCTGCTGCTAATAAAATTCTACAAGACAACCCATATAACACACAGTGGGATAGATTTTTCTTCCGTGACTTTGTGCCCCTTACACGTACTGATGTTTCACTTTCGGGAGGGACAGAAAGTACTTCCTACTATCTTTCATTGGGATATTTTAAACAAGAAGGTACTTCAAATCCATCTTCTGATTACACCCGTTATACCCTTAACGGTAGTGTTAGCACACAAATCACAAAGTGGCTGAAAACAGGTATTTCATTTGCTGCAGGGCATAATGAACGTGATGGTAGTGGATCGGACTCGACTATCCGTATGAATACACTGCCTTTTTACTCGCCTACTTATGAAGACGGTAGGAGGAAGGACTATATTAATAGTATTATAAGTCCGTCATTAGGGTTCTATCACCCTGAATACTATGCAGAAAAGCACCCAAGATCTACCATTAGTGATGATTTTATGCCTTCAGGATTTATTACTATTGAACCTATTAAGAACTTGATATTTAAAACACAAGGAGGGGTACAATACGGGTATGGAGATGTAGAGAATAAAGAGCTTTCCTCTTTTATGATATACAAACAGCGTACTCCCGCCCCTACTACTAATGCTTATGCTCTTTTTAGCAGTAGTAGATCACTTAGAAAGACACTTACTAACACCTTGGAATACCGTTTCCTTTTAGGAGCTAAGAAACAACATAGTTTTAATGCGTTATTAGGACAAGAGTCTATAGAAAATAGTTCAAAAACATTAACAGTAATAACCTATGGACAGCCTTCGGATGGGCTTTCGACGCTTTCGCATGGTAATAAGAACCAAACAGTAGAAGATGATAAAACTACTACTACTTTTAATTCTTATTTTGGGCGATTGGAATACTCTTATGGTAGTAAGTACTTTTTAGACCTTTCAATACGTCGTGATGGTTCATCGGCTTTTGGGAAGAATAACCATTATGGTAATTTCTGGGCATTGGGAGCGATGTGGAAACTAAAACAAGAGAATTTCTTGAAAGATGTAAACTGGCTTACAGATTTAAACTTGCGTTTTAGTACAGGTTTATCGGGTAATTCAGGAGGAGGTAGCTATAATCACCTTACCACCATTGAAGGATCTGATTACTATCAGCAAAATATGGGATATACCATTTACCGCTTAGGAAACCCTAACTTACATTGGGAAGAACAGCGCAAAACTACAGTAGGAGTTAATGTTGTGATTGATAGAGCAACCTCATTTAACATTGAGTACTATGACCGTGAAACCTACGATATGCTTTCAAGTAGGGAACTTAACACTACCTCGGGACAAAATCAGTTTATGGATAATGCCGGAGGAATGCGCAACCGAGGTGTAGACTTTACTTTCTCATCGGTAGTTTACAGAAATGCTGCTAATGATTTTACGATTCGCCCTTATTTTAACGTAAACTATAACGTACAGGAAATAACCTCTCTTTTTGGTAATAAAATATCTGATATAAGTACAAGTTCAGGAGTAGGATATAAATTGGGTAGAGCACTAGAATGGGCAGCCGTTATTAGGAAAGGAGTAAATCCTACAACAGGACTTACTGAATACTATGTACCTGGTACAGACCGTATGGAACAGGTAACAGATGATAATAATGTAACTACTTCTTATGATGACAGTAAACTAATACAAACTACTGGTAAGAAAATGCAAGCTCCTGTAAATGGAGGTTTTGGGTGGAATATCAACTACAAGAGCTTTAGCTTGGATATGGCATTTTCATTCTCATTGGGTAGGTATGTGGTAAATAACGATATGAGATATGTAGAAAATCCTGGTAGATTTGGGGTGTACAATATGAGTAGAAAAGTATTTGACTACTGGAAACAAGCTGGTGATAATACACGTCACCCTAAAGTAAATTCGGATGCATTTATATATAGCTTAGATTCACGACTTATACAAGATGCTTCATATATGCGTATGAAGAGTATTAGCCTTAGCTACCGTTTGCCTAAGAAGGTTATTGACCAAATAGGATTCTTTGACGGGATACGCTTATATACTACTGCTAGGAATATCTTTACGCTTACTAAATACGAAGGGGCTGACCCTGAATCGGCTAGTGCTATTTCTTTAGGAGGATATCCCCCATCTCGTGAGTTTACCTTAGGGATAGATATTAATTTTTAA
- a CDS encoding SMI1/KNR4 family protein: MKIEAINKGSEAKALAFQEFLGFTLPDDYFNFLAQNDGATIDEAYFYVKDIEEYIMFDLFYNIEKCIKIYEEFSEDFPSKSLVIGRDPGGGMLLLVTEDVGDFSKGIYFYDHSHFFEASNSDCNTYFVCDTFTEFITILEHTTLP; encoded by the coding sequence ATGAAAATAGAAGCAATTAACAAAGGGAGTGAAGCAAAAGCCCTTGCTTTTCAGGAGTTTTTAGGCTTTACCTTGCCCGATGATTATTTTAATTTTTTAGCCCAAAATGACGGTGCTACCATTGATGAAGCCTATTTCTATGTAAAGGATATAGAGGAATACATTATGTTTGATCTTTTCTATAATATAGAAAAATGTATAAAAATCTATGAAGAGTTCAGTGAGGATTTTCCGAGCAAAAGTCTTGTCATCGGGAGAGATCCAGGAGGAGGAATGCTCCTTTTAGTAACCGAAGATGTAGGTGATTTCTCCAAAGGGATTTATTTCTATGACCATTCTCACTTTTTTGAGGCTTCCAATAGTGATTGTAATACCTACTTTGTATGCGATACATTTACCGAGTTTATAACCATTTTAGAACATACCACTTTACCATAA
- a CDS encoding efflux RND transporter permease subunit, which produces MNKKISSFSIILVFLCVSLIGIALVPLLPIKLAPSQTLPGLTVHFTMQGSASRVVEMEATSKIEGMLSRIKGVKNITSRSGNGWGYISVEIDKHTSLEATRFEVATIIRQLWGQLPRNVSYPQLRVKRPDEKANRPFLNYTVNAPALPISIQEYCENVIKPQLSELKGIYKIDITTAPNMQWELTYNNDVLKRLNITIGDIQRAIGEYYDVAFLGIGEIENEGNTHFIRVVMGDATQRENFDISAIPVSNVDGKVVYLSELVTAQRTEQQPRSYYRINGLNSIYLSIFAEENANQLQLSDAIKAKMQQLKKQLPNGYELHQNYDATEYIKDELHKIYVRSGLTVLILLSFVLLISRNLKYLLLIISSLSVNLAIAAVLYYFFQLEIQLYSLAGITISLNLIIDNTIIMTDHWLHKRNRAAFLPILAATLTTIGALCMIFFLDERLRLNLLDFAMVIVINLAISLLIALWFVPAMMEKLTFKKRKRKARWQPSKRLLVKITCVYHKGLLGLARVRWAVFVFFILLFGFPIFLLPDKIEGESSWAKTYNSIFATEFYKEAVKPIVEKVLGGTLRLFAENVYEQGSFSRKQEVVLTITSSMPNGTTLEQMNNLMQRMESYLSRFKQIKQFQTNINSPNRASIDVFFNKEAERSGFPYQLKNNVISKALELGGGSWGVYGLEDRSFSNDVKETAGSFSVKLLGYNYDELNQWADTLRTRLLKHRRIQEVTISSDYSYYKDDYEEYKFNLDKKQLALAKEHPLELFRGLSQLFGRDIWAGQLLHEGRSEDIVLHSQQSKQYDIWALQHSLSPYATIMRDQAPQEIAKEQQQYRLVTQFNYIGSGQQGSKLLEQEIKALNKQLPAGYKIEEQEVGWNFGKEGKQYWLLALLVTIIFFTTSVLFNSLKQPFIIILIIPISFIGVFLTFWGFDLNFDQGGFASFVLLAGITVNANIYILNQYNAVRKAQPLLPADKAYLKAWNAKIIPIMLTVLSTILGFIPFVIGDTKEAFWYPLAAGTMGGLLFSLIGVFILLPLLVIKRKKAKTNS; this is translated from the coding sequence ATGAATAAGAAAATATCATCATTCAGCATTATACTGGTATTTTTGTGTGTATCACTTATAGGTATAGCCCTTGTGCCACTATTACCTATAAAATTAGCCCCTTCACAAACCTTACCAGGGCTTACCGTGCACTTCACTATGCAAGGTAGTGCCTCACGTGTGGTAGAAATGGAAGCTACCTCAAAAATTGAGGGGATGCTTTCACGTATAAAAGGGGTAAAGAATATTACTTCACGTTCGGGTAATGGGTGGGGATATATTTCTGTTGAAATAGATAAACATACTTCATTAGAAGCTACTCGGTTTGAGGTAGCTACTATCATTAGGCAATTATGGGGGCAACTGCCACGCAATGTATCATACCCTCAACTGCGAGTAAAACGCCCTGATGAGAAAGCAAACCGCCCTTTTTTAAACTATACAGTGAATGCTCCTGCTCTTCCTATCAGCATTCAGGAGTATTGTGAAAATGTGATTAAACCACAACTAAGTGAGCTGAAAGGTATCTATAAAATAGATATTACTACTGCCCCTAATATGCAGTGGGAACTGACCTATAACAATGATGTACTGAAGCGACTTAATATTACTATTGGCGATATACAGCGCGCTATTGGTGAATATTACGATGTAGCTTTTTTAGGTATAGGAGAAATAGAGAATGAGGGTAATACACACTTCATAAGGGTAGTGATGGGGGATGCTACACAAAGAGAAAACTTTGATATTTCGGCTATACCTGTGAGCAATGTAGATGGGAAAGTGGTATACCTAAGTGAGCTGGTTACTGCACAACGTACTGAACAACAACCTAGGAGTTACTACCGCATTAACGGACTAAACTCTATCTACCTTTCTATTTTTGCCGAAGAAAATGCTAACCAGTTGCAATTAAGCGATGCTATTAAAGCTAAAATGCAACAGCTAAAAAAACAATTACCCAATGGCTATGAGTTACACCAAAACTATGATGCTACCGAATACATAAAAGATGAACTTCATAAGATATATGTGCGCAGTGGCCTGACAGTGCTTATTCTTCTGTCATTTGTACTACTTATTTCACGTAACTTAAAATACCTGCTGCTTATTATTTCAAGCCTTAGTGTGAACTTAGCTATAGCAGCTGTGCTATATTACTTCTTCCAGCTGGAAATTCAGTTGTATTCTTTGGCTGGTATTACTATTTCTTTAAACCTTATTATAGACAATACCATTATAATGACCGACCACTGGCTGCACAAGCGCAACCGTGCGGCTTTCTTGCCTATACTAGCGGCTACCCTTACTACCATTGGAGCATTGTGCATGATATTTTTCTTAGATGAGCGCTTGCGCCTTAATCTTTTAGATTTTGCAATGGTTATTGTAATTAACTTAGCTATTTCACTGCTCATAGCTTTGTGGTTTGTACCTGCTATGATGGAGAAGTTAACCTTCAAGAAACGGAAAAGGAAAGCCCGCTGGCAGCCATCAAAAAGATTATTAGTAAAAATAACCTGTGTATATCATAAAGGATTATTAGGCCTGGCAAGAGTGCGCTGGGCGGTATTTGTTTTTTTTATACTTCTTTTTGGATTCCCGATATTCTTACTACCTGATAAAATAGAAGGCGAAAGCAGCTGGGCAAAGACTTACAACAGTATTTTTGCTACTGAATTTTACAAAGAAGCTGTTAAACCTATAGTTGAGAAGGTTTTAGGAGGTACATTGCGACTTTTTGCTGAGAATGTATATGAACAAGGCTCATTTAGTAGGAAGCAAGAGGTAGTGCTTACTATTACCTCATCAATGCCTAATGGGACTACCCTTGAACAAATGAACAACCTGATGCAGCGTATGGAAAGCTACCTCAGTCGTTTTAAACAAATTAAACAATTCCAGACGAATATTAACAGTCCTAATAGGGCTTCTATTGATGTGTTTTTCAATAAAGAAGCAGAACGCTCGGGGTTTCCTTATCAGTTAAAGAATAATGTAATTAGTAAAGCCCTGGAATTAGGAGGTGGTAGTTGGGGAGTATATGGCTTGGAAGATAGAAGTTTTAGCAATGATGTAAAAGAAACAGCAGGTAGCTTTTCGGTAAAACTATTAGGCTATAACTACGATGAACTGAACCAGTGGGCTGATACCCTTAGAACACGCTTATTAAAACACAGACGTATACAAGAAGTGACTATTAGCTCTGACTATTCATATTACAAAGATGATTATGAAGAATACAAATTCAATTTGGATAAAAAACAATTAGCCCTTGCTAAAGAGCATCCTTTGGAGTTATTTAGAGGGTTATCACAGCTATTTGGTAGAGATATATGGGCAGGACAACTACTGCACGAAGGACGTAGTGAAGATATAGTGCTGCACAGCCAACAATCTAAACAATACGATATATGGGCATTACAGCACTCGCTTAGTCCTTATGCTACTATTATGCGTGACCAAGCACCACAAGAGATAGCTAAAGAACAACAACAGTACCGCCTTGTAACCCAGTTTAACTATATAGGGTCGGGACAGCAAGGGAGTAAGCTATTAGAGCAAGAGATAAAAGCACTAAATAAGCAACTACCTGCTGGTTATAAAATAGAAGAACAAGAGGTAGGATGGAATTTTGGCAAAGAAGGTAAACAGTATTGGCTATTGGCATTGCTGGTTACTATTATTTTCTTTACCACTTCGGTATTATTTAACTCATTAAAACAACCTTTTATCATTATTCTTATCATACCTATTTCATTTATAGGAGTGTTTTTGACCTTTTGGGGATTTGATTTGAACTTTGATCAGGGAGGGTTTGCCTCATTTGTGTTATTGGCAGGGATTACAGTAAACGCTAATATATACATACTAAACCAATACAATGCAGTGCGCAAAGCACAGCCTTTGCTGCCAGCTGATAAGGCTTACCTAAAAGCGTGGAATGCCAAAATTATACCTATAATGCTGACGGTGCTATCTACGATTTTAGGGTTTATACCATTTGTGATAGGCGATACAAAAGAAGCCTTTTGGTACCCCCTTGCCGCTGGTACTATGGGAGGCTTGCTTTTCTCACTGATAGGTGTTTTTATACTTCTCCCACTATTAGTTATCAAAAGGAAAAAGGCAAAAACTAATAGCTAA